In the genome of Candidatus Thorarchaeota archaeon, the window GCATCATCCTCTCAATAGTCGTCCAGTACTTCGCAACGTATCCTCCAGCTTTCGTTATCGGATAGCATCTGCAGAGTCGGACTCACAGTAGCTGCCCAGCAATGGCTTCCAGAGCGGTTCGAAGCCGAATCATATCGTCGATAGAGTTGTAAACATGTATAGAAGCCTGAACCACACCGTCAGCTGAGAGTGTATGAACCAGTGGTTGAGCACATAGGAAGCCACTCCGTACTGCGATGTCAGATTCGTCAAGCAGAAGAGCGACATCGTGACAATTCACATTGTCTGCAGTCTGATTGCCAACGTTGAAGGAGAAGATGGTCCGTTCGCTGTGGTGCGTTCCGTAGAGTATCAAGCCATCAATGCGCCCCAGCGATTCGGACATCAGATTGGAGATGGAGCGAATCTGATGTTTTATCTGTCCCACACCCAGACTAGAAATGTAATCGATTGCCGCAGAGAGACCTGCGACCCCAGGAACATTGACAAAGCCGGGCTCAAACATGTCTGGGGGCAGTGAGAAGTCGAAGGAGTCACCCTCTACATTTGAAACTGCAGAGCTCCCCGCAATCCCAGGGCGAATCGCCATGCCTGCTTCATCACTCATCCACTGTATGGCCAGTCCAGGGGGACCAAGAAGACCCGAGTTCGCCGAACAGAGCACTATGTCACTGCCGACAGACTGAAACTCAAAACTCGAAAACCCCATTGAACGAGTCAAGTCCGAGATCACGACACATCCCTCCTCGTGGGCTTTCTGGCAGAGCTCTCTAATGGGGTTTAGGTCTCCTGTCCCAGGTGAAACAGGTGAAATCGCAACCAGGCCGGAATCCTTGTCAATCATCCTCGTTGCCGTGTCAGGGTCCAAGGTGCCATCTGACCTAAGTGGTATAGTTTCCAAGCGGAGTCTCAGTACTTGAGCAGCCCTAATGAGCGGCGCGACAACATCATGGTCCTCAGTCTGTGATACTGTTATCTTGGTGCGTCCCGTGCGTTTCCAATCATATCCATAGGCAACAGAAGCAACAGCCAAGGCAACAGAATGCTGAAACGAGAGCAGTCTCGGTTCCGTCCTCGACAAAGCCGCAATTTTGGCTCGACATTCCTCGACTGTGTTTGCGCCCTCAACTGCAAGTCGATGAGCCCCTCGTCTTGAAGAGACTGCCTTCGTTCTAAGAAAATGAACCATAGCGTCTATTGCCGGGTCTGGCATTAGACAAGTGCTGGCAGAATCGAAGTACGCAAGAGAGGGTATGTTGCGAAGGACCGGGAAGTCCTTTCGGACATCAAGAGGAAGCGTCATAGAGATGATTCCAGTACGCTTAAGCAGGGTGTTTAGCTTTAGTACTTAACCGTGCTGGCCAAGAATGCAATAGAAGGAGCTCTCATTGTCACACACGACGGGCTCATATTCCACATAAAGGGAGTAGTCCAACCCGAGAATCGCATCGTTGCATACCTCAGGTATCTGCCCGATGAAAGAGGGGACAGGCGGTCCTTGACAGGTGTTAGATACGTAAAGATTAGCTCTCTAGAAGGTGCAGAAAGAGTAGTCAAAGAGATGTATCCTCAGTATATCTGGAAAGATCCCCGTCAAGGACGAGAGATGCAGGCGGTACCCATGGAG includes:
- a CDS encoding aminotransferase class V-fold PLP-dependent enzyme encodes the protein MTLPLDVRKDFPVLRNIPSLAYFDSASTCLMPDPAIDAMVHFLRTKAVSSRRGAHRLAVEGANTVEECRAKIAALSRTEPRLLSFQHSVALAVASVAYGYDWKRTGRTKITVSQTEDHDVVAPLIRAAQVLRLRLETIPLRSDGTLDPDTATRMIDKDSGLVAISPVSPGTGDLNPIRELCQKAHEEGCVVISDLTRSMGFSSFEFQSVGSDIVLCSANSGLLGPPGLAIQWMSDEAGMAIRPGIAGSSAVSNVEGDSFDFSLPPDMFEPGFVNVPGVAGLSAAIDYISSLGVGQIKHQIRSISNLMSESLGRIDGLILYGTHHSERTIFSFNVGNQTADNVNCHDVALLLDESDIAVRSGFLCAQPLVHTLSADGVVQASIHVYNSIDDMIRLRTALEAIAGQLL